The sequence CCTCGGAGACGAGGTCCGGGTGCACGGCTCCGGAAGGACCGACTCAGGAGTTCACGCCCTGGGCCAGACGGTCCACTTCGATATCCCGGACGATCGGCCAAACTTTCCGTGGCGACGCAGCCTGAACGCGATCCTGCCGCGCGACGTGCGCGTGATCGACGCGGGCAGGGCAGGGGACGATTTCCATGCCCGATACGGGGCCGAGTCCAAGACCTACGAATACTGCCTGTGGCACGAGCGGGAATTCTGTCTGCCCCAGCGACGCCGCTTTGTCTGGAACTGCGGGAAGGTGGATTTCGCGCGCATGGAGCAGGCAGCCGCGGTGCTCATGGGCGAACACGACTTCGCGGCCTTCCAGAACGTGGGTACCGACGTGGGGTCCACGGTGCGGACCATCACCGACATCTCCCGGCACGAGGGGTTGACCGCTTATGAATCGGTCTGGCGATTCTCGGCGGACGGCTTTCTCAAGCAGATGGTCCGCAATCTGGTGGGGTGCCTGGTGGCCTGCGGCAGGGGAAAGATTGATGTGGACGAGGTGCGGGCCATTCTTGCATCCGGCGACCGGACACTGGCCCCGGCCACGGTGCCGCCCCAGGGCCTGACCCTGGTTCGCGTGGAGTACGGGCGCAACGGGTAGCGCGAGAGCTAGCGGAAGAGCACGTCGCGCTTTTCGACATCCCAGTAGAAGGTCGAGGCCTCCAGCCGTTTCTCGACCTTTTTTCTGGTCTTGCCGAAGGCGATCGTCGTGCCGGGATGGATGAATTTCTTCACCTTGATGGTCACGCCCTGCATCTCTTCCTGATGGCGTTGCTGGAGTCGATGGATCTTGCCGCTCAGAACTTCACGCCGCTGAACAAGAGCCTTTCGATGCTTGATGATCGAGATCAGGGCCGGTCGCTTGGCTTCCGAAGTGCGGGCCAGAAGCGCTTCGGGCGGTTCGGTGCCCAGGGTGGCCTCGATCTTCTTGATGGCCTGGACCACCTTGATCCGTTCCTCGCGCAGCTTTTCGTCCTCGGCTTCCTCGACGATGATGCCCACGGTTGTGGCCACGCCCAGCTCGGAGCCGAGTTCATTGACCTCGATGCCCTTGCGGGCCAGGATCACGCCGCCCTGGACCGTGCCCTTGCCGGACAGGGCGACCAGCTTGCCGTCCGTGCGGATGGCCGAGTTCTGGATTTCGTTGGCGATGACCACATCGTGCTTGGCCCGGATGCGCGCCCCCACGGCGTAGTTGGCGATGACCCGCCCGTCGCTGACGATCTCGCCGCCGTCGGGCATGAGGATGCCGCCTTTGACCTCGACCAGGCCGCCCGCGTACACGTTGGCGCTTTCAATGGACCCTTCCACCAAAACGTGCCGCGGTGCCGAGACAGAGAAACCCGCCTGAATCGACCCCAGGATCTTGATGGAGCCGTGCTCGACCTTCACGTTGCCGGAGTTGAGGTCAACGTTGCCCTGCACCAGCAGGCATTGGGTCACGGACAGGGTGTGCTGTTCCATGACCGCCACGCCCTGGGCCTTGGAGGAATACGTCACGCCGTCGTTCTGCAGCAGAACGTTTTCGCCCAGGGTGATCTTGAGCTCCCTGCCCGCGTGGGCCGGGATGGTCTTGCCGTAAATGTCGATGCCGCCCTCGCCCGGG is a genomic window of uncultured Pseudodesulfovibrio sp. containing:
- the truA gene encoding tRNA pseudouridine(38-40) synthase TruA, producing MTRIRMVVAYEGTDFCGWQVQPADRTVQGELERALATILGDEVRVHGSGRTDSGVHALGQTVHFDIPDDRPNFPWRRSLNAILPRDVRVIDAGRAGDDFHARYGAESKTYEYCLWHEREFCLPQRRRFVWNCGKVDFARMEQAAAVLMGEHDFAAFQNVGTDVGSTVRTITDISRHEGLTAYESVWRFSADGFLKQMVRNLVGCLVACGRGKIDVDEVRAILASGDRTLAPATVPPQGLTLVRVEYGRNG
- a CDS encoding FapA family protein, with protein sequence MTDEEALKTSPDAIFRFSMSEDGMKLGVNRYFPPNGGQGPSVALLKAQVAAAGVRLPVDEDAAKRIVEAVKTGGEFRGITLVRGIPPQEPQEAALAGLGNLEFPVFPEDRFLRFRPATEAADGQSIDGRILHPKGTFSPKPVKVTVGDNVAWDPAKEAYYSQVWGMARIRDNKIWVDPVAHITPDEVEVVGTIFHKDFQDKPITPQRIEKELRDMGVLIPVDLQILAEKLRQAAEMSMPLPNQVLVQGAHPVPGRDGWLESLVATREETGTEDEAGRLDFRDRGVYPMVSTGQIIGRLHPPTPGEGGIDIYGKTIPAHAGRELKITLGENVLLQNDGVTYSSKAQGVAVMEQHTLSVTQCLLVQGNVDLNSGNVKVEHGSIKILGSIQAGFSVSAPRHVLVEGSIESANVYAGGLVEVKGGILMPDGGEIVSDGRVIANYAVGARIRAKHDVVIANEIQNSAIRTDGKLVALSGKGTVQGGVILARKGIEVNELGSELGVATTVGIIVEEAEDEKLREERIKVVQAIKKIEATLGTEPPEALLARTSEAKRPALISIIKHRKALVQRREVLSGKIHRLQQRHQEEMQGVTIKVKKFIHPGTTIAFGKTRKKVEKRLEASTFYWDVEKRDVLFR